From Cellulophaga lytica DSM 7489, a single genomic window includes:
- a CDS encoding glycoside hydrolase family 2 TIM barrel-domain containing protein, which translates to MRHGLTIALLFFIVAQSVTAQNDWENEHIFGINKMEARVASYSYKNSTDALEGDRNKARVKSLNGIWKFKYTAKSTDRPTDFYAANFKGEDFANIPVPSNWELQGHGQPIYTNITYPFTPNIQDPNLKYGWRGPQPPIPPKIYRDNPVGSYYRDFKIPEEWKNQSVILHFGGISSAFYVWVNGKKVGYSQDSRLAAEFDISAYINPNTTNRVAVQVFRWSDGSYLENQDMWRLSGIHREVLLLAQPKIAINDFYIKTKFDANIEDAKLQIRPKVWIKENKTNLQNWTITAMLFNADKKEVLDKEISVPVSTVFNERWPARDITKFGLLEANIRMPNKWSAENPYLYTVVLNVKDPNGKIVESRSQKIGFRKVEFSKKNELLINGKVVKLMGVNRHDHHPTRGKALTREDLRKDVALIKQYNFNAVRTSHYPNDPYFIELCNEYGIYVMSEANIETHHLGSYIPQTPSWTAPILSRVYRMVERDKNNPSIISWSLGNESGTGPAFAAAAAWIKDYDSSRFIHYEGAQGAPNNPAYIENAGFTSNNWPSMANPTDPAYVDVISRMYPDHEQLINLANSPHINRPIVMCEYMHAMGNSMGGLGEFWDIIRAKPNLIGGFIWDMVDQGLEKKDPNGNIFYAYGGDFGDVPNDHNFCINGVFASDRTPNPHAWEAKYVFQPVAFEAVDLANKKVRIINRFTTTNLDKYTIKWSVFENGKELESGELDSQDIAASSSAIVTIPFKSNNLKSNSDYWLRLSAHEKTDRLWAKKGYLIAKEQLNIKTKKATSTYTSSSNNHITTLETDKTITVKGTKFSVSISKENGQLASYKTEGKEQVISPLKPNFYRPPVDNDIRGASNKVLKKGRQFWKNIIDSVKTTKVTISKKHEKFIEITSEQYISKKLSFKTSFTVYNDATVLISFSTQASKSLPAPIRIGLTMGVSKQLKNTSYYGNGPYENYSDRKRNSEIGEYHTKTDAMFTNYVMPQENGNRTETRWLKLTNNKKSGIAIIAMSEFSFSVWPYSSENIEQAKHPYELTPQNYYTLNIDYAQTGLGGTLSHLLPKYTLKSGEYNFQFLIQPLQ; encoded by the coding sequence ATGAGACACGGACTAACAATTGCGCTTCTATTTTTTATAGTTGCGCAAAGCGTAACAGCACAAAATGATTGGGAAAACGAGCACATTTTTGGAATCAACAAAATGGAAGCACGCGTTGCCAGTTACTCTTACAAAAACTCAACAGACGCATTAGAAGGCGACAGAAACAAAGCACGAGTAAAGTCTTTAAATGGCATTTGGAAATTTAAATACACTGCTAAATCTACAGATAGACCAACAGATTTTTATGCTGCCAATTTTAAAGGTGAAGACTTTGCAAACATTCCTGTACCATCTAATTGGGAGTTACAAGGTCACGGGCAACCTATATACACAAATATTACGTATCCTTTTACTCCCAATATACAAGACCCAAATTTAAAGTACGGATGGCGAGGTCCACAACCTCCAATTCCACCTAAAATATATAGAGATAACCCTGTAGGTAGCTATTATAGAGATTTTAAAATTCCTGAAGAATGGAAAAATCAATCTGTAATTCTTCATTTTGGCGGTATATCTTCTGCTTTTTATGTTTGGGTAAATGGCAAAAAAGTAGGTTACAGTCAAGACAGTCGTTTAGCTGCTGAGTTTGATATATCTGCTTATATAAATCCTAATACTACAAATAGAGTTGCAGTACAAGTGTTTAGGTGGAGTGACGGTAGTTATTTAGAAAATCAAGATATGTGGCGTTTAAGTGGTATTCACCGTGAGGTATTACTATTAGCACAACCCAAAATAGCAATTAACGACTTTTATATTAAAACTAAGTTTGATGCCAATATTGAGGATGCAAAATTGCAAATTAGACCCAAGGTTTGGATAAAAGAAAATAAAACCAATTTACAAAACTGGACTATAACAGCAATGTTATTTAATGCTGATAAAAAAGAAGTCTTAGACAAAGAAATTTCTGTGCCTGTTAGTACTGTTTTTAATGAAAGATGGCCCGCAAGAGATATCACAAAATTTGGCTTATTAGAGGCAAATATTAGAATGCCAAACAAATGGTCTGCAGAAAATCCGTATTTATACACCGTAGTTTTAAATGTAAAAGACCCTAACGGAAAGATAGTAGAATCTAGGAGTCAGAAAATAGGCTTTAGAAAAGTTGAGTTTAGTAAAAAAAATGAACTGTTAATTAACGGAAAAGTTGTAAAACTTATGGGTGTTAATAGGCACGACCACCACCCAACAAGAGGTAAAGCATTAACACGTGAAGATTTACGCAAAGATGTAGCGCTAATAAAACAATATAACTTTAATGCTGTACGTACATCTCACTACCCAAACGACCCATATTTTATAGAACTTTGTAACGAGTATGGTATTTATGTTATGAGTGAGGCTAATATAGAAACGCACCACCTAGGTAGTTACATACCACAAACACCGTCATGGACAGCACCTATTTTAAGTAGGGTTTACCGTATGGTAGAACGCGATAAAAACAACCCAAGTATTATATCTTGGTCTTTAGGAAACGAGTCTGGTACTGGCCCTGCTTTTGCAGCTGCCGCCGCTTGGATAAAAGATTATGACAGCTCTAGATTTATACATTATGAAGGCGCACAAGGAGCCCCAAACAACCCTGCCTATATAGAAAACGCAGGTTTTACCTCTAACAATTGGCCCAGTATGGCCAACCCAACAGACCCAGCGTATGTAGATGTTATAAGCAGAATGTATCCAGATCACGAGCAATTAATAAATTTAGCCAATAGTCCACATATTAACAGACCAATTGTAATGTGTGAGTATATGCACGCAATGGGAAACTCTATGGGTGGCTTAGGTGAGTTTTGGGATATTATAAGAGCTAAACCAAATTTAATTGGTGGTTTTATTTGGGATATGGTAGACCAAGGGTTAGAGAAAAAAGACCCAAATGGCAATATTTTTTATGCTTATGGTGGCGACTTTGGTGATGTGCCCAACGACCACAATTTCTGCATTAACGGTGTTTTTGCTTCAGACAGAACTCCAAACCCACACGCGTGGGAGGCAAAATATGTTTTTCAGCCAGTGGCTTTTGAAGCTGTAGATTTAGCAAACAAAAAAGTACGAATTATAAACAGGTTTACCACAACCAATTTAGATAAGTACACCATTAAATGGAGTGTTTTTGAAAACGGTAAAGAGTTAGAATCTGGAGAGCTTGATAGTCAAGATATAGCAGCTTCTTCATCTGCCATAGTTACAATCCCTTTTAAAAGCAATAATCTAAAAAGTAATTCAGATTATTGGCTACGTTTATCAGCACACGAAAAAACAGATCGTTTGTGGGCAAAAAAAGGTTATTTAATAGCAAAAGAGCAGCTTAATATAAAAACCAAAAAAGCTACATCAACTTACACATCAAGCTCTAATAACCATATTACTACTTTAGAAACCGATAAGACAATTACAGTCAAAGGCACAAAATTTTCTGTGTCAATATCTAAAGAAAACGGACAATTAGCATCTTACAAAACAGAGGGTAAGGAACAGGTTATTTCTCCTTTAAAGCCAAATTTTTACAGACCTCCTGTAGATAACGATATTAGAGGAGCAAGTAACAAAGTGCTTAAAAAAGGAAGACAGTTTTGGAAAAATATTATAGACAGTGTTAAAACAACTAAAGTTACAATTAGTAAAAAACACGAAAAATTTATTGAAATTACGTCTGAGCAATACATAAGTAAAAAACTTAGTTTTAAAACCTCATTTACAGTTTATAATGATGCTACTGTACTAATTTCTTTTAGCACCCAAGCTAGTAAATCTTTACCAGCTCCTATTAGAATTGGGCTAACAATGGGTGTTAGTAAGCAACTAAAAAACACTAGTTATTACGGTAATGGCCCGTATGAGAATTATAGTGATCGTAAACGTAATTCTGAAATTGGAGAATATCATACCAAAACAGATGCTATGTTCACCAATTATGTAATGCCGCAAGAAAACGGTAATAGAACAGAAACGCGTTGGCTAAAATTAACTAATAATAAAAAAAGTGGAATAGCCATAATAGCAATGTCAGAATTTAGTTTTTCTGTTTGGCCGTATTCATCAGAAAATATAGAACAAGCAAAACATCCTTATGAGCTTACTCCACAAAATTATTATACACTAAATATAGACTATGCACAAACTGGTTTAGGAGGCACACTATCGCACTTATTACCAAAATACACATTAAAATCTGGCGAGTATAATTTTCAATTTCTTATTCAGCCATTACAATAA
- a CDS encoding DUF5696 domain-containing protein, producing the protein MEMIKKITALCILTLLFCSTSFAQKTITLEDSKIKVTVENKTGNFTVTEKTSGQVWNPDPWENAAGLLTLVDSKKTKQTVNISNSKNIELTKKGKNTVVIKFSNPTFKDGSVAKGVTLQTKLSLDTKTSKLRVEIISYTSSNHKLLSLRYPSRYFSLKTDQDIGAAVIPQKQGIICPSYIFPMNGGRFCKWDDTTYNNKSIGTLELFNNGTGLSMPWWGTYNKKSAVVGIIDKDVRPKLFFNINNNGQYLFNAEGKMSTYQRVQFLDPVWDISTPNQTIGGISYSFIPKGDYVDMAKEYRKEAKKRGHFVSLKDKLARNPDVDKLPGSIYFGIYGGYPHYVNMPGMAFTFNDLKDMITTIHDTLKVDNAFIHAWGTFSNYVPNNWPISEELGGVKKLKEAVDLTNKYGYLYSSYHSYSALLENDPDFSTEFMWKDANGKLQETNSRWARVDSKYQLGLAKKHITEEIKALNLKADITDITFAAYREKGKEDRIALAKYIDSLNLVNGTEHGQEAWIPYFDMFEGLTYLGNPPLSTISKKAPLFSLVYHDAIAVFGKIQDPDNEVTNNGDFRIKSLRSILFGRGTTIFFAPYEFNGMADMIKMANKLVSPIHKETFYAELESHEYLSKDFKVQRTKFSNGTTVIVNVGNVDQKIENGQTIPGYGYYVTRENGKINKGSFKVSLLEN; encoded by the coding sequence ATGGAAATGATAAAAAAAATTACGGCACTTTGTATACTAACATTACTATTTTGTAGCACTTCTTTTGCTCAGAAAACTATAACATTAGAAGATAGCAAGATAAAAGTAACAGTAGAAAACAAAACTGGTAATTTTACTGTAACTGAAAAAACATCTGGTCAAGTATGGAATCCAGATCCTTGGGAAAATGCTGCTGGTTTACTAACACTTGTAGATAGCAAAAAAACTAAGCAGACAGTAAACATATCTAACAGTAAAAATATAGAACTTACTAAAAAAGGTAAAAATACTGTTGTAATAAAATTTAGCAACCCTACTTTTAAAGACGGCTCTGTAGCTAAAGGTGTTACACTACAAACTAAATTAAGTTTAGACACCAAAACATCTAAATTAAGAGTAGAAATTATAAGCTACACATCTAGCAACCACAAACTACTAAGTCTAAGGTATCCATCTCGTTACTTCAGTTTAAAAACCGACCAAGATATAGGTGCAGCTGTAATACCACAAAAACAAGGTATTATTTGTCCTTCTTATATTTTTCCTATGAATGGTGGTCGTTTTTGCAAATGGGATGACACTACATACAACAACAAATCTATTGGCACATTAGAGCTTTTTAATAACGGTACTGGCTTATCTATGCCTTGGTGGGGAACGTACAATAAAAAATCTGCAGTAGTTGGCATTATTGATAAAGACGTAAGACCAAAACTATTTTTTAATATTAATAATAACGGTCAGTACTTATTTAATGCAGAAGGTAAAATGTCTACCTACCAAAGAGTACAGTTTTTAGATCCTGTATGGGACATATCAACACCCAACCAAACAATTGGAGGTATATCATATTCTTTTATCCCAAAAGGAGACTATGTAGATATGGCTAAAGAATACAGAAAAGAAGCTAAAAAACGTGGTCATTTTGTTTCTTTAAAAGATAAACTAGCAAGAAACCCAGATGTAGATAAACTACCGGGATCTATCTACTTTGGTATTTACGGTGGTTATCCACATTATGTAAATATGCCAGGAATGGCTTTTACTTTTAATGATTTAAAAGATATGATTACTACAATACACGACACCTTAAAAGTAGACAATGCTTTTATTCACGCTTGGGGAACTTTCTCTAACTACGTACCTAACAATTGGCCAATAAGCGAAGAACTTGGTGGCGTTAAAAAACTTAAAGAAGCTGTAGACTTAACTAATAAATATGGTTATTTATACTCATCATACCACTCCTACTCTGCTTTGTTAGAGAACGATCCAGATTTTTCAACCGAGTTTATGTGGAAAGATGCTAACGGCAAATTACAAGAAACCAATAGCAGGTGGGCACGTGTAGATAGTAAATATCAATTAGGGTTAGCAAAAAAACACATTACTGAAGAAATAAAAGCTTTAAACTTAAAAGCAGATATTACAGATATTACGTTTGCTGCATACAGAGAAAAAGGGAAAGAAGACCGTATTGCTCTTGCCAAATACATAGACTCTTTAAACCTTGTAAACGGCACAGAACACGGACAAGAAGCTTGGATTCCGTATTTTGATATGTTTGAAGGTTTGACATACCTTGGCAATCCTCCGCTTTCTACTATTTCTAAAAAAGCCCCACTTTTTAGTCTTGTATACCATGATGCTATTGCAGTTTTTGGAAAAATACAAGATCCTGACAATGAGGTTACTAATAATGGTGATTTTAGAATTAAATCATTACGTAGCATACTTTTTGGTAGAGGAACAACTATTTTCTTTGCTCCGTATGAGTTTAATGGCATGGCAGATATGATAAAAATGGCTAACAAATTAGTAAGCCCAATACATAAAGAAACATTTTATGCTGAATTGGAGAGTCACGAGTATTTAAGTAAGGATTTTAAAGTACAACGCACAAAATTTTCTAATGGAACAACTGTAATTGTTAATGTAGGTAACGTAGACCAAAAAATAGAAAACGGACAAACAATTCCTGGTTACGGTTATTATGTTACCAGAGAAAACGGAAAAATAAATAAAGGAAGTTTTAAAGTTAGCTTACTAGAAAACTAA
- a CDS encoding bifunctional 4-hydroxy-2-oxoglutarate aldolase/2-dehydro-3-deoxy-phosphogluconate aldolase: MKTTKPFNWELHNKAPIVGIVRGLPLETVVGIAKAYVTAGLSTIEITMNTVGAADIIATIQSNFPDLNVGAGTVCTIEDYNTAVAAGSQFIVTPIINEEVIKKAVADKIPIFPGAFTPTEVYKAWSLGASAVKIFPATQLGPTYIKDVLAPLNNIKLLPTGGVSKDNIKSFFAAGATGVGMGSSLLDKKLIKNNDFNGLADHFKSIKEEIKAYI; the protein is encoded by the coding sequence ATGAAAACAACAAAGCCCTTTAACTGGGAACTACATAACAAAGCACCAATTGTAGGTATTGTAAGAGGCTTACCTTTAGAGACGGTTGTAGGTATCGCAAAAGCGTATGTTACAGCTGGTTTGTCTACTATAGAAATAACAATGAATACTGTTGGTGCAGCAGATATTATTGCAACAATACAATCTAATTTTCCTGATTTAAATGTTGGTGCTGGTACTGTTTGCACAATAGAAGATTACAATACAGCAGTTGCAGCTGGCTCTCAGTTTATAGTAACACCAATAATAAATGAAGAAGTAATAAAAAAAGCAGTAGCAGACAAAATTCCTATTTTCCCTGGTGCTTTTACTCCAACTGAAGTTTACAAAGCTTGGTCTTTGGGTGCTTCTGCCGTTAAAATATTTCCTGCTACGCAATTAGGCCCAACTTATATAAAAGACGTATTAGCGCCGCTTAATAATATTAAACTATTACCAACTGGTGGAGTATCAAAAGACAATATAAAATCTTTTTTTGCTGCTGGTGCTACTGGGGTTGGTATGGGTAGCTCTCTATTAGACAAAAAACTTATTAAAAATAACGACTTTAACGGCTTAGCAGATCATTTTAAAAGCATTAAAGAAGAAATTAAAGCCTACATATAA
- a CDS encoding 2-dehydro-3-deoxygalactonokinase, with protein sequence MALPNYFISCDWGTSNFRLRVVETTTLTILAEHKTDCGIKLLYENFLKQREKEQTQFFADYLKEQISSLPKEHQKHIIVAAGMASANIGLFELNYADFPLNTCGNNLIWKHLVFNNNIEILLISGAKTNSGMMRGEEIQAVGLEQELKPYKKGFLLLPGTHSKHLTYDNGIYTDLKNYMTGELFEVLSKKSILVNSVSTTSSTLLEKPFLEGVSLGLQGQLSASLFSIRAKDLLQTKTKEENYFFLSGLLIGDEISYLEQTTENIFLVAPDPVFSLYKLALKQIINPKQLILLDDKILENALLLGQKKILLQYENNKAL encoded by the coding sequence ATGGCACTACCAAATTACTTTATTAGCTGCGATTGGGGAACTTCTAACTTTAGATTACGAGTTGTAGAAACAACTACATTAACAATTTTAGCAGAACACAAAACAGATTGCGGCATAAAATTGCTTTATGAAAATTTTTTAAAACAAAGAGAAAAAGAACAAACTCAATTTTTTGCAGACTACTTAAAAGAACAGATATCTAGCTTGCCTAAAGAGCACCAAAAACATATAATTGTTGCTGCAGGTATGGCATCTGCAAATATTGGTTTGTTTGAGCTTAATTATGCAGACTTTCCACTTAACACCTGCGGAAATAATTTAATTTGGAAACATTTAGTCTTTAATAATAACATAGAAATACTTTTAATTTCTGGCGCAAAAACTAATTCTGGAATGATGCGTGGCGAAGAAATACAAGCAGTAGGGTTAGAACAAGAACTAAAACCGTATAAAAAAGGATTTCTATTATTACCTGGTACACACAGCAAACACCTAACTTATGATAACGGAATTTATACGGATCTAAAAAATTATATGACTGGTGAATTATTTGAGGTACTTTCTAAAAAAAGCATTTTAGTTAATTCGGTTAGCACTACCTCATCAACATTATTAGAAAAACCTTTTTTAGAAGGCGTTTCACTTGGACTGCAAGGACAATTAAGTGCAAGTTTATTTTCAATTAGAGCTAAAGATTTACTTCAAACCAAAACAAAAGAAGAAAACTACTTTTTTTTAAGCGGACTTTTAATTGGTGATGAAATTAGTTACTTGGAGCAGACTACAGAAAACATATTTTTAGTTGCTCCAGATCCGGTTTTTAGTCTATACAAGTTAGCGTTAAAACAAATAATTAATCCAAAACAATTAATTCTCTTAGATGATAAAATATTAGAGAATGCTCTGTTGTTAGGTCAAAAGAAAATTTTATTACAGTATGAAAACAACAAAGCCCTTTAA
- a CDS encoding aldehyde dehydrogenase family protein: MKKELKFGNKKLYINGELRDASNGASFDVICPADEKAVANLAWASKEDTEYALKTAEEGFKHWSNLPIKERLNWIDKLRSKILEKSDLLRSSIMHEMGKTWEGSEEDLTSITNSLEYYSKEITKRHDIEIEDKEGTHQHKIVSQPLGVTVAFLAYNFPLLNLGFKLGPALAAGCSIILKPSEFSPLSAYIIGEICHEINFPKGVVTVICGNVSNVGIPLCESKTPRLITMIGSTETAQKLIEQSSKTSIKRYSMECGGNAPFIVFDDADLELAINIGAALKVGNTGQICVAPNRFYIHSSVLKEFTEGMVEKFKNTTIGFGKENKPEMGPLTNKQSVEKVQRILKQAVAEGGKIEFGGNALDQPGYYFEPTVISLNNPKAPILQEEIFGPVATIVPFSTKEEVIEYANNTNAGLASYVFSKNEETLQYFSDKLEFGEVQLNGVKYDIYLPHGGVKNSGIGVDCSTYALDDYLIKKRVSKALN, from the coding sequence ATGAAAAAAGAATTGAAATTCGGTAACAAAAAACTGTATATAAATGGCGAGTTAAGAGATGCTTCTAATGGAGCGTCTTTTGATGTAATATGTCCTGCTGATGAAAAAGCTGTTGCTAACCTAGCATGGGCCAGTAAAGAAGATACAGAATATGCTTTAAAAACTGCTGAAGAAGGTTTTAAACATTGGTCTAACTTACCCATAAAAGAACGTTTAAACTGGATAGATAAACTAAGGAGTAAAATACTAGAAAAAAGCGACTTACTGCGCAGTAGTATAATGCATGAAATGGGAAAAACTTGGGAAGGCAGCGAAGAAGACCTTACAAGCATTACAAATTCACTTGAATATTACTCTAAGGAAATTACAAAACGTCATGACATAGAAATAGAAGACAAAGAAGGCACACACCAGCATAAAATTGTTTCTCAACCTTTAGGTGTAACCGTTGCTTTTTTAGCTTATAACTTTCCTTTACTAAATTTAGGTTTTAAACTTGGCCCAGCATTAGCTGCGGGATGCAGTATTATTCTAAAACCATCAGAATTCTCTCCTTTATCAGCATATATTATAGGAGAAATTTGTCATGAAATAAACTTTCCTAAAGGTGTAGTAACTGTTATTTGTGGTAATGTTTCTAATGTGGGCATTCCGTTATGTGAAAGTAAAACACCTAGACTAATTACTATGATTGGCTCCACAGAAACTGCTCAAAAATTAATAGAGCAAAGCAGTAAAACATCTATAAAAAGGTACAGTATGGAGTGTGGCGGCAATGCTCCTTTTATTGTTTTTGATGATGCAGACTTAGAATTAGCCATAAATATTGGCGCTGCATTAAAGGTTGGTAACACAGGACAAATATGTGTTGCTCCAAATAGGTTTTACATACACTCTTCTGTTCTTAAAGAGTTTACAGAAGGTATGGTTGAAAAATTTAAAAATACAACTATTGGTTTTGGAAAAGAAAACAAACCAGAAATGGGACCACTAACCAACAAGCAATCTGTAGAAAAAGTACAACGCATACTAAAACAAGCAGTAGCAGAAGGCGGAAAAATAGAATTTGGAGGAAATGCGTTAGATCAACCTGGATATTATTTTGAACCTACTGTAATAAGCCTAAATAACCCTAAAGCTCCAATTTTACAAGAAGAAATTTTTGGGCCAGTAGCTACTATTGTTCCTTTTTCTACTAAAGAAGAAGTTATAGAATACGCAAACAATACAAATGCAGGTTTAGCCTCTTATGTGTTTTCTAAAAACGAAGAAACTCTTCAATATTTTTCTGATAAGCTAGAGTTTGGAGAAGTGCAATTAAACGGAGTAAAGTACGATATTTACTTGCCTCATGGTGGTGTAAAAAATAGCGGAATTGGTGTAGACTGCTCTACATATGCATTAGATGATTATTTAATTAAAAAGAGAGTTTCAAAAGCCCTAAACTAA
- a CDS encoding mandelate racemase/muconate lactonizing enzyme family protein, with amino-acid sequence MKIKNIEPYVISHELDTPFYFSQWQYNTRKICLVKITLEDGTYGWGEGYGPAGVIKAGIEFFKPFIVGKKAIENEVLWQEMYRRSMDYARSGSLQAALSAIDVALWDIKGKLLNKSVSVLLGGLKNPTIQPYATGLYFTRVDDLEKVLISEAKLYKSQGFKAIKMKVGLSIKEDVKYVAAIRKAIGDDIKLMIDANHAYSYQEAIELCRKVEKYNISWFEEPVSPEDYEGYKKLRENTSIPIAGGECEYLKFGFKRLLENNCVDIAQPDICASGGLTEAKRIAALAQAFNKDIVPHSWGTWIAISAAAHFVGNLDKNPGRMYNDLPTMELDRSENALRDIVTKCDLTINNGLLCVPNTPGLGVDVNMDELEKYLDKETHYNEKRIEIR; translated from the coding sequence ATGAAAATAAAAAACATAGAACCTTACGTAATTAGCCACGAGTTGGATACACCCTTTTATTTTTCGCAATGGCAATACAATACCAGAAAAATATGTCTTGTTAAAATTACTTTAGAAGACGGAACTTACGGCTGGGGAGAAGGCTATGGCCCTGCTGGTGTAATTAAAGCTGGTATAGAGTTTTTTAAACCTTTTATCGTAGGAAAAAAAGCAATTGAAAACGAAGTTCTGTGGCAAGAAATGTACAGAAGGTCTATGGACTATGCCAGAAGCGGAAGTTTACAGGCTGCTCTAAGTGCTATTGATGTTGCCTTGTGGGACATTAAAGGTAAATTATTAAATAAATCGGTATCTGTTTTATTAGGCGGTTTAAAAAATCCCACCATTCAACCTTATGCTACAGGCTTATATTTTACACGTGTAGACGATTTAGAAAAAGTGCTGATTTCTGAAGCTAAACTATACAAATCTCAAGGTTTTAAGGCAATAAAAATGAAAGTTGGCTTAAGCATAAAGGAAGACGTAAAATATGTTGCCGCTATACGTAAAGCTATTGGAGACGACATTAAATTAATGATTGATGCAAACCACGCATACAGTTACCAAGAAGCAATAGAGCTGTGCAGAAAAGTAGAAAAATATAACATTTCATGGTTTGAAGAACCTGTTTCACCTGAAGATTATGAAGGGTATAAAAAACTACGTGAAAACACATCAATTCCTATTGCGGGTGGCGAGTGCGAATACCTAAAATTTGGTTTTAAAAGATTGCTAGAAAATAACTGTGTAGATATTGCTCAACCAGATATTTGTGCGTCTGGAGGCTTAACCGAAGCAAAAAGAATTGCTGCACTAGCACAGGCTTTTAACAAAGACATTGTACCACATTCATGGGGTACTTGGATTGCTATTAGCGCGGCCGCACATTTTGTTGGCAACCTAGATAAAAATCCAGGTAGAATGTATAATGACTTACCAACTATGGAATTAGACAGGTCTGAAAATGCCCTAAGAGATATTGTCACTAAATGCGACCTTACTATTAATAACGGACTATTATGCGTTCCTAACACTCCTGGTTTAGGTGTAGATGTAAATATGGACGAATTGGAAAAATACCTTGATAAAGAAACACATTACAATGAAAAAAGAATTGAAATTCGGTAA
- a CDS encoding L-rhamnose/proton symporter RhaT: MNTYSLAIILVIFASFFQGTFGLGMKYIAPLKWEAWWLIQSFVAMIAVPVIWAFIVIPDLCGVIAATDSNTFWTAALYGFLWGIGGILFGVSVEKTGISITYGIVMGLAASMGCIIPLFQIEGAFSQPSFPIILVGVLLLLVGVAITAVAGVKRDKLKSSNSNATNKSIKLGVLIAVASGVLSAFLNVGFSNAAPVAKIAVDNYDVSTQNASLASWVVVLIGAFAMNGGYAIFRLIKNNTWSSFKVNNSKKAYMWAVVTGIFWFAALGVYGQGAALMGDLGPVIGWPILLGLALIISNFWAYRAGEWNNANGPFRILMGGLAILITAICILGYANY; the protein is encoded by the coding sequence ATGAACACATATTCATTAGCTATTATCCTAGTAATATTTGCAAGTTTTTTTCAGGGCACTTTTGGCCTAGGAATGAAATATATAGCACCATTAAAGTGGGAAGCTTGGTGGCTAATTCAATCTTTTGTTGCAATGATAGCGGTACCTGTAATATGGGCTTTTATTGTAATTCCAGATCTGTGCGGTGTTATAGCTGCAACAGACTCTAACACATTTTGGACTGCTGCTCTGTATGGCTTTTTATGGGGAATTGGAGGTATCCTTTTTGGCGTAAGTGTAGAAAAAACAGGAATATCAATTACATACGGCATTGTAATGGGACTTGCTGCTTCAATGGGTTGTATTATTCCTCTATTTCAAATAGAAGGTGCTTTTTCTCAACCATCTTTTCCTATAATTTTGGTGGGTGTGCTATTACTTTTAGTGGGTGTAGCCATTACTGCTGTTGCTGGTGTAAAGAGAGACAAGCTTAAAAGTAGTAATAGCAATGCTACAAATAAATCTATAAAATTAGGTGTGTTAATTGCAGTTGCATCTGGTGTATTATCTGCTTTTTTAAACGTTGGTTTTTCTAATGCTGCTCCTGTAGCAAAAATAGCTGTAGATAATTATGATGTTAGCACACAAAATGCAAGTTTGGCTTCATGGGTTGTTGTTTTAATTGGCGCCTTTGCAATGAATGGCGGTTATGCCATTTTTAGATTGATAAAAAACAACACTTGGAGCTCTTTTAAAGTTAATAACAGCAAAAAAGCCTATATGTGGGCTGTAGTAACTGGCATATTCTGGTTTGCTGCACTTGGTGTATACGGACAAGGAGCAGCATTAATGGGAGATTTAGGACCAGTTATTGGATGGCCAATTTTATTAGGCTTAGCGCTTATAATAAGTAATTTTTGGGCATACAGAGCTGGCGAATGGAACAATGCTAACGGTCCGTTTAGAATATTAATGGGCGGACTAGCAATACTTATCACTGCAATATGCATTTTAGGGTACGCTAATTATTAA